The following coding sequences lie in one Trueperaceae bacterium genomic window:
- a CDS encoding universal stress protein — translation MKILHPTDFSQTAEKARRLALSLRERLGGELHLIYVQERFESDERRYLQPTADTLNPEWVRRIEEGRATEVKRIQERLHHLASEGGTSELRWGHPVAEILETAEDAGADVIVMGAHGANRLDAFFLGGTAGRVVRRARRPVLTVREEAEARDVRKVLLATDFGDASRHAWGVVEGWADAGVDLAIAHVVDDPRYHGDADYARRAEEAMREMTHGRDVATLLREGNPIDALPALAAEVGADLIAVGVRRHAGAVGLLLGSRADALLRSSRVPILSVPYRP, via the coding sequence ATGAAGATCCTGCACCCGACCGACTTTTCGCAGACGGCGGAGAAGGCGCGTCGCCTGGCGCTGTCGCTCCGCGAGCGTCTCGGCGGCGAGCTGCACCTGATCTACGTCCAGGAGCGCTTCGAGAGCGACGAACGGCGCTACCTGCAGCCGACCGCGGACACGTTGAACCCGGAGTGGGTGCGGCGCATCGAGGAGGGCCGCGCGACGGAGGTGAAGCGGATCCAGGAGCGCCTCCACCACCTCGCGAGCGAGGGGGGGACGTCGGAGCTCCGGTGGGGCCACCCGGTCGCGGAGATCCTGGAGACGGCGGAGGATGCCGGCGCCGACGTGATCGTGATGGGGGCGCACGGCGCCAACCGCTTGGACGCGTTCTTTCTCGGGGGGACCGCCGGCCGGGTCGTGCGGCGCGCGCGGCGGCCGGTCCTGACGGTCCGCGAGGAGGCGGAGGCGCGCGACGTCCGCAAGGTCCTGCTCGCCACCGATTTCGGGGACGCGTCGCGGCACGCCTGGGGCGTGGTCGAGGGGTGGGCCGACGCCGGCGTCGACCTGGCGATCGCGCACGTCGTCGACGACCCCCGCTACCACGGGGACGCGGACTACGCCCGCCGCGCCGAGGAGGCCATGCGGGAGATGACGCACGGCCGGGACGTCGCGACGCTGTTGCGGGAGGGCAACCCGATCGACGCGCTCCCCGCGCTCGCCGCGGAGGTCGGTGCGGACCTGATCGCGGTCGGCGTCCGCCGCCACGCCGGCGCCGTGGGGCTGCTGCTCGGCTCCCGCGCCGACGCGCTGTTGCGCAGTTCGCGCGTCCCGATCCTCAGCGTGCCCTACCGCCCCTGA
- a CDS encoding phosphoglucomutase, alpha-D-glucose phosphate-specific (catalyzes the interconversion of alpha-D-glucose 1-phosphate to alpha-D-glucose 6-phosphate) — translation MPDPLVPDPLAGQPVPRDRLEHVPRLLAAFYDVAPDPADPGQRVAFGTSGHRGRSRDGTFNEAHVVAIAAAVAEYRAAAGHRGPLVLGADTHALSEPAFRTAASVLAAADVPLWVDADLGPVPTPVVSHAVLTHNRQHGSGADGIVITPSHNPPGDGGLKYDPPHGGPAGNDVTRAIQARANAWLDAGTGAVPRVPVREALACAERRDLVGAYVADLGHVLDLDAVAASGLKLGADPLGGAAVPVWPRVAETYGLDLEVVDARIDPAFAFMRLDHDGVVRMDCSSPYAMAGLLELADRYDVAFGTDPDVDRHGVVVEGALMNPNHYLAAAADYLLGARDGWRHDAAIATTAVTTHMLHRVAAAHGRPLVETPVGFKWFVEGLLAGRTGFAAEESAGATALRRDGTVWTTDKDGVVAALLAAEMTARTGATPAERYRRLEATHGAFAYRRSDAPASDAQKAALKALDAAAVDAREVAGDPVREVRTSTPSGDPLGGLKVVTDGGWFAARPSGTEAIYKIYAESVRGDAHLRRLEREAREVVDAAFDTDA, via the coding sequence ATGCCCGACCCGCTCGTGCCCGACCCGCTCGCCGGCCAGCCCGTGCCCCGCGACCGCCTCGAGCACGTCCCCCGGCTCCTCGCCGCGTTCTACGACGTCGCGCCCGACCCGGCCGACCCCGGCCAGCGGGTCGCGTTCGGGACGTCGGGCCACCGCGGGCGCTCGCGCGACGGCACCTTCAACGAGGCGCACGTCGTCGCCATCGCCGCCGCCGTCGCGGAGTACCGCGCCGCCGCCGGCCACCGCGGCCCCCTGGTGCTCGGGGCGGACACGCACGCGCTGAGCGAACCGGCGTTCCGGACCGCCGCCTCCGTCCTCGCCGCCGCCGACGTCCCGCTGTGGGTCGACGCCGACCTCGGGCCGGTCCCCACCCCCGTCGTCAGTCACGCCGTCCTGACGCACAACCGCCAGCACGGCTCCGGCGCCGACGGCATCGTCATCACCCCGTCGCACAACCCGCCTGGCGACGGCGGCCTCAAGTACGACCCGCCCCACGGGGGGCCGGCCGGCAACGACGTGACGCGCGCCATACAGGCGCGCGCCAACGCCTGGCTCGACGCGGGCACAGGCGCCGTCCCCCGCGTCCCCGTCCGCGAGGCGCTCGCGTGCGCCGAACGCCGCGACCTGGTCGGCGCCTACGTCGCCGACCTCGGGCACGTCCTCGACCTCGACGCGGTCGCCGCGTCGGGCCTGAAGCTCGGGGCGGACCCCCTGGGCGGCGCGGCGGTACCGGTCTGGCCGCGCGTCGCCGAGACCTACGGCCTCGACCTCGAGGTGGTCGACGCCCGCATCGACCCGGCCTTCGCCTTCATGCGCCTCGATCACGACGGCGTCGTGCGGATGGACTGCTCGTCGCCGTACGCGATGGCCGGCCTCCTCGAGCTCGCGGACCGCTACGACGTCGCGTTCGGGACCGACCCGGACGTCGACCGGCACGGCGTCGTCGTGGAGGGGGCCCTGATGAACCCCAACCACTACCTCGCGGCCGCCGCGGACTACCTGCTCGGGGCGCGCGACGGATGGCGGCACGACGCCGCGATCGCGACGACCGCCGTCACGACCCACATGCTGCACCGCGTCGCCGCGGCGCACGGGCGCCCCCTCGTCGAGACGCCGGTCGGCTTCAAGTGGTTCGTCGAGGGCCTCCTCGCGGGCCGCACCGGCTTCGCAGCGGAGGAGTCCGCCGGCGCGACGGCGTTGCGCCGCGACGGCACCGTCTGGACGACCGACAAGGACGGCGTCGTCGCGGCGTTGCTCGCCGCGGAGATGACCGCCCGGACGGGCGCGACCCCGGCCGAACGCTACCGCCGGCTCGAAGCGACCCACGGCGCGTTCGCCTACCGGCGCAGCGACGCGCCGGCGAGCGACGCGCAGAAGGCCGCCCTGAAGGCGCTCGACGCCGCCGCGGTCGACGCGCGCGAGGTCGCCGGCGACCCGGTCCGCGAGGTCCGGACGTCCACGCCGTCCGGCGATCCCCTCGGCGGGCTCAAGGTCGTCACCGACGGCGGCTGGTTCGCCGCCCGCCCGTCGGGGACCGAAGCGATCTACAAGATCTACGCCGAAAGCGTCCGCGGCGACGCGCACCTGCGGCGCCTCGAACGCGAAGCGCGCGAGGTGGTCGACGCCGCCTTCGACACCGACGCGTGA
- a CDS encoding RNA polymerase sigma factor region1.1 domain-containing protein yields the protein MSEALQTDVNDMHATPEWLEAPEMQALLEQGQERGVVSAGLVKGALTRVLERTPELGDDVLDEVLEQLDLRGVEVIGDEEAGDEEAGDEGDADGAVAPADAAAPADGEALGGAGDDLGEGDATDDATDDQAAGLAGDLDEEEPDEAALAAE from the coding sequence ATGAGCGAAGCACTGCAGACCGACGTGAACGACATGCACGCGACGCCGGAATGGCTGGAGGCGCCGGAGATGCAGGCGCTGCTCGAGCAGGGCCAGGAGCGCGGGGTCGTGTCCGCCGGCCTGGTGAAGGGGGCGCTGACGCGCGTCCTCGAGCGGACGCCGGAGCTCGGCGACGACGTGCTCGACGAGGTCCTGGAACAGCTGGACCTGCGCGGCGTCGAGGTGATCGGCGACGAGGAGGCCGGCGACGAGGAGGCCGGCGACGAGGGCGACGCGGACGGCGCGGTCGCGCCGGCGGACGCCGCGGCACCCGCGGACGGCGAGGCGCTCGGGGGTGCGGGCGACGACCTCGGGGAGGGCGACGCTACCGACGACGCGACCGACGACCAGGCCGCGGGTCTGGCCGGCGACCTCGACGAGGAGGAGCCGGACGAGGCCGCCCTCGCCGCGGAGG